CACAAGCGCATTCTGCGCGGGCGCCCATGCAAAACTTCGCTGCCCGTCAACCGCCGGTCCAGACAGGTTTGCGCTTGCCGAGAAAGGCTTCGATGCCAATTTTGAAATCCTGGCTTCCGTAGCAGTCCCGGATAAGGTCTTCGCCCTCTGGGAGATCGGCCGCGACCAGACGGCGCGCGCTTTCCTTGACGGCATGCAAAGTCTTTGGCGCATATGTCGCGAGGTCGGCGCAAAGCGCGGCGACGCGCGCATCCAGTGCGTCGGCTTCCACGACCTCGACGAGAAAGCCGCAGGCGAGCGCTTCGGCCGCATCGATCGCATCCGCCAGCATCAGCATGCGCTTCGTGCGGCCATGCCCGAAACCCGCAATGATCCGAGCCATATTCGCGATCGACAGGCAATTGCCGAGCGTGCGAGCGATCGGGACGCTGAATTTGGCCGCCGGCGTTGCAATCCGCAAGTCGCACGCGGCGGCAATTGCAAGCCCGCCGCCGACAGCCCAGCCGTCGATGATGGCAATAGTCGGCACTGGCAGACGCTCGAGCTGACCAATCTGCGCGTCGATCCTGGCTTCGTAGGCGATCCCGTCGTCGGCGCCGGAAAAGGCTCGGAACTGCTCGATGTCGGTGCCGGCGACAAAAGCCGCGCCACCCGCGCCACGCAACGTCACGACGCGCAGGCACGGATCCGCGGCAATCTGATCGCAAATAGACGCGAGCGCGTCATACATCGCAAAGGTCATCGCATTGCGCGCGTCCGGCCGATCGAAGACGATCGCGCCAATGCCCTCGGCAACCGTGTAATGTACCTGCCCGCTCATGCCGCGAAGGCTCCGCGCGCCTTAAGTTCCTGCACGGTCGCCGCATCAACACCGAGTTCGGTGAGGATCGCCTCCGTATGCTCGCCGAGCAGGGGCGGATGGCGGCGGACCTGCTGCGGCGTGCCATTGAGTTTCACGGGGAAGCCGATGTTGGGCACCTTGCCCTCGATCGGATGATCGATCTCCAGACGCATCTCACGATGGCGGCCATGCGCGCTTTCGAACGCCTCGGGGTAGGTATGGATCGGCCCCGCCGGAATGCCGACAGCCAGCAAGACCTCGACCCATTCCTCCGACGTCTTGGTCGCGAAGCTTTTCTCCAAATCCTCGATCAGCGCCACACGATTGGCCAAACGTGTCGAAATATCCTTGAAACGCGGATCTTCGAGCAGATCCTTTCGGTCGAGCGTTTCGCACAGCAATTGCCACAGTTTCTGATTGGGAGCGCCCATGACGAAATAGCCGTCCTTGGCGCGCACCGCCTGATAAGGCGCGCTCATCCGGTTGGCGGTTCCCAGCGCCGTGGGGACGGCGCCAGTGCCCCAATAATCCGCCACGTCCCACACCGAAAACGCCAGCGCCGCATCGAAAAGCGAAGCATCGATATATTGCCCCTTGCCGCTCTGCTGCTGGCCGATATAGGCGGCGAGCACGGCATAGATGGTGAAGAGACCGCAGCCAATATCGGCGACGGGCACGCCCTTCGCGGGCGGCCCACCCGGATGGCCGGTAACGCTCATGATCCCCGACATGGCTTGCGCCATCAGATCAAAACCGGGACGGCTCGCCCACGGCCCCGTCTGACCAAAGCCGGAAATGCTCGCATAGATGAGGCGCGGATTGATCTGCCGCAGCGTCTCGTAATCGCAGCGCAGCCGCTGCATGACGCCAGGACGATAATTCTCGATCACGATGTCGGCGGTCTCGACCAATTTGTAAAAAATCTCGCGGCCGGCATCAGTTTTCAGATTGAGCGCGACGCTGCGTTTGTTACGATTTAGGTTGAGGAAGCCGAGACTGTCGCTTCCCTTCATCTTGAAGCCCATGGCGCCACGCGTCTGATCGCCCGCTCCCGGCGGTTCGATCTTGATGACATCGGCGCCGAGATCGCCGAGCAGCATGGAGGCGAAAGGTCCGGCCATCACCTGACTGATGTCGAGCACACGCACACCCGCCAGCGGCAGCGCCGACGTGCCCTTGTGGCCCGCGGCATCAGTCTCTTCAGCAGAAGCGGAAAGGTCGGAATCAAGCGGACCGTTCATCAATTCTTCCTTTATGCGTCGGCTTCCGAGGCTTGGAGCCGGCCTTGGCATCTATGGGGTTTGGATCGGCGGCATCTCTGGCAATAAAATCACGCGCGATGGCAGCCGTCGTTTCCATCACATGGGCGTCGAGCAAATCCGCGAGACGGTGTCCGTCGCGGGCCTCCAGAGCTTCGATGATCCGCTCATGCTCTGCGACGGCGCGCTGCCAATGCGCCGAACTCTTGCGCATGATGAAACGGCAGACGTGAATGCGCGTCAGGATCTGCTGGAAGAAGCAAGCCAGCGTGTCGTTTCCGGCGAGATCGAAGAGCGCCTCATGGATCAGCCAATTAAGCCGCAAATAAGCGGATTCATTGCCTGCACGATAAAAGCCCATCATCTCGTCATGCAGCGCGCGAACCCGCGCAATCTGCTGATCGGAGGCACGCGCGCAAGCCAGCGCCCCAGCCAAGCGTTCGAGCGCCGCCATGATCGGAAACAGCTCGTCGATCTGCGCATGGGTGATCCGCGCGACGATCGCGCCGCGATGCGGCAGGATCTGCAACACGCCTTCGGCCGCCAGCACTTTCAGTGCCTCGCGGATCGGCGTGCGCGAAACGCCAAAGCGCACGCAAAGCTCTTCCTCCGGCACTTTGTCGCCTGGCCGCAGTTCGCCTTCCAGGATCATCTGGCGCAGCGGCGCGACCAGAGTTTCGTGCAGACTCTGTCGCACGAGGGCATGCGTTGACGCCGCCATCTCACCCTGTTCATCGAAAGCCGACTTGGATTGCATTATTAATTATCGATCACAACGAAACTGTCAAATCCCTCTAAAGCCGCAGGTTTCAGGACGGATTTGGCTCTCGTCTTTCACGAATCTGAGACGGCCGCCGGATTTTGGCGCGCGCGATGCGAGGCGCGCGGGCGACGTTTGGAGGGCGATCGTGCAAATTACGAGGGGCGCTGAGGCTTATGCTTGCGCGCACCCTCGCCTCATTATCCCTGGCCACACACCGAGCGCTCCGCACCATCCGCGCGCGCGGCTCCTCGGGTCTCTCCAAGATTTGGCGCATCCTCTATCCGCACCATGTCAGGCACCGATAGTTTTTTGAGGCTGGGTTGACTCCGGGACGCCCTCGGCTCGCCGGTTGTGGAAGCAGGCAATGACGGACTCACTGATGCTGACGAACCTTGCACCGGGGCCTTCGGCGCCTACGCTTCGCCAACTCACGCGTGCGCCTTGGATCAAAAGCGAAAGCGTGTCGGCAAGGAGTTCGGCTTGAACGATCCCGGCTGCCTGGCAGAGCTTGGCCAAACGATCACGCTGGTTCGTCTTGAAGTGCTCGATGACCTTGCGCGCCGGATGATCGGGATCGGGCAATTCCGCGGCGGCATTGGCGAGATCGCATCCGATACCGTCCGCAATTGCATATTCGGCGACGGCGCAAACCCAATCATGCAGTTGCGCCATCGGATCATCCGGATGCGCCGCCTCGAAGTCATCCCACATCGCTTCGGCTTCAGCCGTAACCTCGCACAAGCAGGCGACGATAAGGTCGTCCTTTGACGCAAAATGGCGATACAGCGTCATCTTATTCGTGCCCGCCGCCTCCGCGATCGCATCGACGCCGATGCCCCGCAGGCCATGCTTGCGGAAAAGATAACGGGCCGTTTCGACGATGCGGTCCCGAGGCCGCGGTCGGGACGCGTCGCATCCCTTCGACATTTGTCTGTCCTCCAAAATTATTGTGTTTGCCTACTTGACAGTGTGTTACCGGTCAGTAACATAGGTGCCGTTACTGACCGGTAACACCCTCGTGATCGCACGTCAAGTTGACAGCGACCGCGAACTCGACGGCAGCCGCCATGCCGACGAGAAAGGAGCTGCCCATGATTTTCCGGCCCAAAGAACGGATGATCACCGAACTTCTCGGTGATCCTCTCGTCCAAATGATGATGCATGCGGACCGTGTCGATCCGCAAGACTTGGCGCGCGAACTGCACAAGCTTGCGAACGCCCTTAAGCCCAAATCCCTCCCAATTGCCTGCAGGGTCTGTCCCGCGTGATCAATTTCTTCATTCATCGGCCGATTTTCGCCTCGGCGATCGCCATCATCATGGTTCTCGCGGGCGCCGTTGCCTATTTTCTGCTGCCGATTTCGCAGTTCCCCGACATCACGCCGCCGCAGGTCGTGGTGAGCGCAATGTATCCGGGGGCCAGCGCCCAGGTCGTCGCCGATACGGTGACAACGCCGCTCGAGCAGCAGATCAACGGTGTGCAGGGCATGACCTATATGTCGTCTTCGAGTTCGAACGACGGCTCGTCGACGATCACCATCACATTCAATGTCGGCTACCCGCTCGCCATTGCCGCCGTCGACGTCCAGAATCGCGTTGCACAAGCGACATCATCTCTGCCAGCGATCGTCAACCAGGGCGGCGTGACGATCAAGAAGCAGAATCCCAACTTCGTGCTGATCGTCAATCTTACCTCGCCGGACCATTCCGTCGACCCGATCGCGCTCAGCAACTATGCCTATTTGCAGATTGCCGATCCGCTCAAGCGTCTGCCCGGCGTCGGCGACGTGCAAATTTTCGGCGAGCGGCGCTATTCGATGCGTATCTGGCTCGACCCAGACAAGCTCGCCAATCTCGGCATCACCGCCATCGACGTGCAGAATGCGATCGCCGAACAAAACATCCAGGTTGCGGCCGGCAAGATCGGCCAATCTCCGGCGCCGAAGGGCACGGCCTTCGAAATGCAGGTCAATGCCGTCGGCCGGCTGAGCAATCCGAAGGAGTTCGGCGATATAGTGATTCGCGCCAACCCTTCGTCCGGCTCGGTCGTGCGGTTGCGCGATGTCGCGCGGATCGAACTCGGCTCGCTGCAATATAGTTCGTCGGGCTTTTACGGCAACGATCCGACGGTCGTTCTCGGGGTCTTCCAACTGCCCGGCTCGAACGCGCTTGAATTGCAGCAGCGCGTCAAAGACAAGATGCAAGAACTCGCCAAGCGCTTCCCAAAAGGCATTGCCTATGGGATGCACTATGACACGACGCGTTTCGTCTCGGCATCGATGCATGACGTGGTGATCACGCTCGCGGAGGCGCTTCTGCTCGTCATCGCCGTCGTGTTCGTCTTTTTGCAGAGCTGGCGCACGACTCTCATACCGACGATCGCAATCCCGGTGTCGCTCATTGCGACGCTTGCCATTATGGAGGCGCTCGGCTTCTCGCTCAACATGCTGAGTCTCCTCGGCATGGTGCTCGCCATCGGCCTCGTGGTCGATGATGCGATCGTCGTCGTCGAAAATGTCGAGCGTCAGCTCGAGGCCGGCCTACCGCCGCTTCAGGCGGCCCTCAAGGCAATGTCCGAAGTGACCGGACCGATCATCGCGACGACCGCTGTGCTGATGGCTGTCTTCGTTCCCGTCGCTTTCATCCCCGGCGTTGCCGGACGACTCTACAACCAGTTCGCGCTCACTGTCGCGATCTCCGTCGGCGTGTCGGCATTCAATTCGCTCACCCTCAGTCCAGCGCTCGCCGCCGCCTTTCTGAAACATCGGCCGGCGACGACTTTCGCGCCGTTTCGCTGGTTCAATTCCGGCTTCGAACGGCTTTCGCATGCCTATGCGAGGTCGGTTCGGACATTGATCCGCCTGCGCTGGGGAATGCTCGGCCTGTTCGCAGCAGGCATTGCCGCGACTTTCCTGATTTGGCAGCACATTCCCTCGACCTTCCTGCCGGTCGAGGACCAAGGCTATTTCTTCGTCGTGATCCAGCTTCCCGATGGGGCGTCGCTGCAGCGCACGGATGCTGTGGCCAAGCAGGTACGCGGCATCCTGCGGGCGACACCCGGCGTCGATAACGTCATCTCGATCAGCGGCCTCAATTTTCTGACCAACGCTTCGCAGTCCAATTCGGCGGTCGAATTCGCAATCCTCAAGCCCTGGGATGCGCGAGGACCGGCGGAGAATGCTTCGCGCATCGTCGCCGCGGTGCGCCCGAAGCTCATGGCAATCCCCGGAGCCTTCGCGCTGAGCTTCGATCCGCCGTCAATTCCGGGGCTTGGCACCACCGGCGGCTTCGAATTCGAGGTCGAAGATCTCACCGGCCGCGGCAGCAAGGCGCTCAACGACGTGACCCAAGCGCTGATCGCCGAGGCCCGCAAACAGCCCGAGCTCAATCCGCAGCAATTGTTTTCGTCCTTCAGCACCTCGACACCGCAGTTCAATTACGATCTCGACCGCACCAAGGCGAAGCTCCTCGGCTTGACGCTGCCGGATGTCTTCAACACGCTGCAGATCTATCTCGGCTCGCTCTACATTAACGACTTCAACCTGTTCGGCCGCACCTTCCGGGTGACTCTGCAGGCCGACAAGAATGCCCGCGCGGCGGCGACAGATATTTCGCGCCTCTATGTGCGCAACGTCTCCGGCGGTATGGTGCCTCTCAGCACGCTCGGCCGCTTACGCCCGATCGTCGGTCCCGAGACCGTCCCGCACTACAATGACTACGCCTCGGCGCTGATCAACGGCGGTCCGGCACCGGGCTATAGTTCCGGGCAGGCCGTCGCGGCGATG
The window above is part of the Methylovirgula sp. HY1 genome. Proteins encoded here:
- a CDS encoding CaiB/BaiF CoA-transferase family protein — translated: MNGPLDSDLSASAEETDAAGHKGTSALPLAGVRVLDISQVMAGPFASMLLGDLGADVIKIEPPGAGDQTRGAMGFKMKGSDSLGFLNLNRNKRSVALNLKTDAGREIFYKLVETADIVIENYRPGVMQRLRCDYETLRQINPRLIYASISGFGQTGPWASRPGFDLMAQAMSGIMSVTGHPGGPPAKGVPVADIGCGLFTIYAVLAAYIGQQQSGKGQYIDASLFDAALAFSVWDVADYWGTGAVPTALGTANRMSAPYQAVRAKDGYFVMGAPNQKLWQLLCETLDRKDLLEDPRFKDISTRLANRVALIEDLEKSFATKTSEEWVEVLLAVGIPAGPIHTYPEAFESAHGRHREMRLEIDHPIEGKVPNIGFPVKLNGTPQQVRRHPPLLGEHTEAILTELGVDAATVQELKARGAFAA
- a CDS encoding enoyl-CoA hydratase/isomerase family protein, whose translation is MSGQVHYTVAEGIGAIVFDRPDARNAMTFAMYDALASICDQIAADPCLRVVTLRGAGGAAFVAGTDIEQFRAFSGADDGIAYEARIDAQIGQLERLPVPTIAIIDGWAVGGGLAIAAACDLRIATPAAKFSVPIARTLGNCLSIANMARIIAGFGHGRTKRMLMLADAIDAAEALACGFLVEVVEADALDARVAALCADLATYAPKTLHAVKESARRLVAADLPEGEDLIRDCYGSQDFKIGIEAFLGKRKPVWTGG
- a CDS encoding GntR family transcriptional regulator — protein: MQSKSAFDEQGEMAASTHALVRQSLHETLVAPLRQMILEGELRPGDKVPEEELCVRFGVSRTPIREALKVLAAEGVLQILPHRGAIVARITHAQIDELFPIMAALERLAGALACARASDQQIARVRALHDEMMGFYRAGNESAYLRLNWLIHEALFDLAGNDTLACFFQQILTRIHVCRFIMRKSSAHWQRAVAEHERIIEALEARDGHRLADLLDAHVMETTAAIARDFIARDAADPNPIDAKAGSKPRKPTHKGRIDERSA
- a CDS encoding efflux RND transporter permease subunit gives rise to the protein MINFFIHRPIFASAIAIIMVLAGAVAYFLLPISQFPDITPPQVVVSAMYPGASAQVVADTVTTPLEQQINGVQGMTYMSSSSSNDGSSTITITFNVGYPLAIAAVDVQNRVAQATSSLPAIVNQGGVTIKKQNPNFVLIVNLTSPDHSVDPIALSNYAYLQIADPLKRLPGVGDVQIFGERRYSMRIWLDPDKLANLGITAIDVQNAIAEQNIQVAAGKIGQSPAPKGTAFEMQVNAVGRLSNPKEFGDIVIRANPSSGSVVRLRDVARIELGSLQYSSSGFYGNDPTVVLGVFQLPGSNALELQQRVKDKMQELAKRFPKGIAYGMHYDTTRFVSASMHDVVITLAEALLLVIAVVFVFLQSWRTTLIPTIAIPVSLIATLAIMEALGFSLNMLSLLGMVLAIGLVVDDAIVVVENVERQLEAGLPPLQAALKAMSEVTGPIIATTAVLMAVFVPVAFIPGVAGRLYNQFALTVAISVGVSAFNSLTLSPALAAAFLKHRPATTFAPFRWFNSGFERLSHAYARSVRTLIRLRWGMLGLFAAGIAATFLIWQHIPSTFLPVEDQGYFFVVIQLPDGASLQRTDAVAKQVRGILRATPGVDNVISISGLNFLTNASQSNSAVEFAILKPWDARGPAENASRIVAAVRPKLMAIPGAFALSFDPPSIPGLGTTGGFEFEVEDLTGRGSKALNDVTQALIAEARKQPELNPQQLFSSFSTSTPQFNYDLDRTKAKLLGLTLPDVFNTLQIYLGSLYINDFNLFGRTFRVTLQADKNARAAATDISRLYVRNVSGGMVPLSTLGRLRPIVGPETVPHYNDYASALINGGPAPGYSSGQAVAAMQRVAAKVLPRDFAYEWTGITFQELKAGSIASLIFGLAIVFVFLILAAQYESWTMPFMVLLAVPLALFGALLAIWLRSMQIDVYSQIGFVMLIGLAAKNAILIVEFARRRREEGFGIVEAAMEAGRLRLRPILMTAFAFILGVVPLMFAAGAGAASRQSIGTTVFGGMLAATFLTLLFVPVFYAVIERLRERGGDAEPVPAPVIETERESRSEAAE
- a CDS encoding TetR/AcrR family transcriptional regulator, which codes for MSKGCDASRPRPRDRIVETARYLFRKHGLRGIGVDAIAEAAGTNKMTLYRHFASKDDLIVACLCEVTAEAEAMWDDFEAAHPDDPMAQLHDWVCAVAEYAIADGIGCDLANAAAELPDPDHPARKVIEHFKTNQRDRLAKLCQAAGIVQAELLADTLSLLIQGARVSWRSVGAEGPGARFVSISESVIACFHNRRAEGVPESTQPQKTIGA